TGCCATTTCGGAGCTTGGCATCAGTGGTATGACTGTCAGTGAAGTCCGGGGGTTTGGTCGCCAGCGCGGTCATAAAGAAACCTACCGCGGCAATGAGTACATCGTCGACTTCTTACCCAAGGTGAAAATTGAAATCGTTGTCCAGGACGACGTGGTCCCCCAGACCGTCGAAACCATTACACAGGTGGCACGGACAGGCCAGATTGGTGACGGGAAAATTTTTATCACGAATCTCGATGAAGTTATCCGAATCCGTACGGGAGAAACCGGCCCGGAAGCGGTCTGATTTGCTGACAGCTTCCATACGCGATTCGCTGTCATCAGGCCAGGCAGTCCTGTTTCGTTTTTCGTTTCAGCCTGGAACAGACCATGTCACGCACCGCGAACTCTAGTTCTGCACAGCAACCCTTCGTTGTCTATCGCACACAGCTGGAGCAGGCCAGACAACGAGGACGTGACCTGCTGCGCCAGGGAGCAGGCGGACTGCAAATCGCTACCGCCATCGCGGAATCCATCGAACAGCTGTTGCTCAAGATCATCCAGGATCAGTTCCAGGAACTTTCCGCAGCAGAACAGAAACGGATTCAGCAGAACTGCTCGATCCTGGTCATCGGCGGCTCCGGTCGAGGCTTAATGGCCCCCTTCTCCGATGTGGACATGCTGTTCCTCTATCGCAATCAGGTTGTTGATGAATTCTCGAACTTCATCGGCAACATTGTCCGCAACTGCTGGGACGCCGGCCTCAAACTGGGGCACAGTGTTCGTACGATTGCAGATTCCATCAAGATGGCCCGCACCGAACCCGAGTTTGCCACCGCGATGATCGAGGCCCGCTCCATCTGGGGAGATGAGCATCTGGCTGAGCAGTTGATTCGGTCTTACTACCGCCACGTCATCCTGTTTCGCAGACGCATCTTCTTCGAACAGTGCGTTGCCGCACGCTGGGAAGAACGCAAACAGCACGGCGGCGCGGTCATGCAGCTGGAACCCGATATCAAACGCTCGCCCGGCGGTCTGCGCGACATCCACCTGCTTCGCTGGACCGGTTACGCCCGCTACGGTACATCGAACCTGGACATGCTGAGACTCGATGGCCGTATCAACAGTCGTGATGTGCGAACCATCAAAAATGCCCGTGACTATTTACTCAAAGTCCGCATTCAACTGCATTATGAAGCAGGCAAACAGCAGGATCTGTTTACCAAAGATTCGCAACTCTGGATGGCCGAACAAAGACAGATTGAAGGCACCAACGGACAGCGTCCTGTCGAAATCCTGATGCAGGAATACTTCCGGCACAGCAAAGCAGTCGCGGAAATCACCGAACGCTTCATCAAGGCACATCGCCCCCTGCCCTTCCTGTCGCGGGCTTATGATTTCCTGATGACGCATCGTTCAGACGGAATCCTCAAAATCGCTCCCGACCACCTGGATGTCGTCCCGAAATATAGAAACGAAGTCTGCAACAACCTGGAAGAAATCCTCAAACTGTTCGATACCGCTTCGCTGTACGGCATCTCAATCGCCCCCGATCTGCTGGATGCCATTCGCGAAGCAGCGCTCAAGCTGCCACCCACAATTACCAATCGCTCGATCGATCTGTTCCGCGCGATCATGGGCCGCAGCACGCAGTTGGGCCCCACGTTGAGGATCATGTCGGAAACCGGCATCCTCAACCTGCTGATCCCTTATATGCAACATGCTTACTGTCTGTTGCAGTTCAATCAGTATCACAGCTACACCGTCGACGAACACACTTTCCGCGCCATCGAAGCAGCGGAATTATTCGCTGATGACGACTCCGCCCTGGGCAGTTCCTATCGCAATATCGAGGATAAGGATCTGCTCAACCTGGCGATTCTGCTGCACGACATTGGGAAAGGCTACGGCGAAGACCACAGTAAAATGGGCGCCATGATCGCAACAGACACCGCGGTCCGCCTGGGGCTCAGAGAGGACGAACAGAAACTGCTCGTCTTCCTGGTCTTAGAGCATCTCACGATGGCCCACCTGGCATTTCGGCGGGATATCTCTGATCCGGATATCCTCTTCGAATTCAGTCAGAAGGTCGGCAGCCCGGAAAAACTCCGCATGTTATACGTGTTGACCGCGGCAGACATCACTGCGGTTGGCCCCGGCGTGTTTACTGACTGGAAGTCGGAACTGCTCGCGGATTTATACGAACGCACCATGCTCCTGCTGGGTGGAAAGCATTCCCGCTATCATCGTGACCAGCGCCTGGCTCGCGTGAAACAGCTGGTCCGAAATCACCTCGACCTCCCCCAGATTCCCGAGTATGAAGAAGACCCTGACTCCTGGTTCACCGAGCTGTTTAATTCGTTCTCGCCACACTATCTGCTGGTCAATTCTTCAGAACGGATTGCCGCCGACATCAAAATCCTCCGCGACCTCCCACCGGATCAGATCGTGGTGGAGGGGGAATTCGAACCGGACACAGGCACGGTCAATTACCATGTGATCGCTCCCGCCATGTACTCACAGGCCTGCTTCCATCGCATGGTCAGCGTGTTTACTTCACGTCGCATGGAGATCATTTCCGCTCAGATTACGACCAGCGCCTCCGGTGGTGTCGTCGACAGTTTTCACGTCATTGATCATGACTTTGTGGATGAAGTTCCCTTAAGTCAGATCGAAAAAATCGAAGAGGAAATCCGCAAGGCCGTCAAAGGAGAAAGCGATGCCCGCACCATGTTCCTCTCCAATCAGCGGTTCCACGAATCAACTGAGCTGAGCGGAGAGTACGAACTGGGACGCGTGGAAATTGACAATCACTCTTCCAAACGCTGCACGATCATCGACGTCATTTCCAACGACCGCACCGGGCTGCTCTATATTATTTCCCGGGCCATCAGCCGCATGGGGCTCTCCGTCGTCATGGCGAAAATTTCGACGCACCTCGACCAGGTCGTCGATGTCTTCTATGTGATCGATGAACACGAACAGAAAATCATTGATGAGGGGCGGCTGCAGCAGATCAGACAGAAACTCGAATCAACATTGCATGACTTCGAACTTGAAGGCTACAAACGTTACCAGCGGGTCTGATTCCGGGTCAGCCGGGAATCACTTCCAGGAACGTCATTTCGTTTTCGACCACAATTTGGCAATCCGAAGCGGCCGCCGGCACGAGCAGCGTCTTACCCTGGAACAACTCGTAGCTTTCGGCACTGCACTCAAGCTGTCCCGTCCCTTCCAGCACGATCAGAATCTGTGCCCGGTTCACTGAAGGTAACCGCAGCGGACTCGCACTCTGATGGCGACGGATAGAAAAACAGGAAGACTCCAGCAGAGTCTCAACTCGATGATCGGCGTCCTGACGCAATCGAGGCTCGAGCAGATCAACTGGCCCCCGCTGGAAATTGATACTGTTGAATGCCTGCTCAACATGCAGAGGGCGCGGCTGGCCCGACTGATCCAGTCGGTTCCAGTCAAACAATCGGTAAGTGATATCGCTGGTCTGTTGAACTTCCGCCAGCAGGATCCCTTCGCCAATCGCATGCAGAGTCCCTGCAGGAATAAACACACAATCTCCCGGACGAACCGGATAACTGTGCAGACAGGCTTCGACATTCCCCTGTTCCAGTTGGGCTCCAAGTTCATCGGCATCAACGCCTGCCTTCAAACCGGCATAAATCCGGCTGTCGGGGGCGGCATCCAGAATCACCCAGGCTTCCGATTTCCCTGCTTTGCGGGCATCGAAGTCGGCCAGGTGTGAATCATCGGGATGGACCTGCAGGGAAAGTCGATCCGTAGCGTCGATGAATTTGATCAGCAGCGGAAATGTCGAATAGCAGGTTCCCGCACCGTACATTGCCTGGGGATTCTGACCGATCACTTCAGAAAGAGTCCACCCTGCATACTCACCACTGGCAATCAGGGTTGGTGCTTCGGGATGATCTGACAGTTCCCAGCTTTCACCGAAATCCCCTTCCAGACCGATCGGCTTCTGCAAGATTGTGCCCAGACGCTCCCCGCCCCACCGGGCACGCTTCAAGAGAGGCGTAAACTCCAGCGGCAATAACGTGGCCGTCGATTGGACTTCTTGCAAAGACATAACAGTTGGAAAGTAACACCAGACAACAAGATAGAAAAACTGGAAAAGATAGAAACCTTAACTATCCTAAACCACCAAACCTGTTGGTTGCAACTATAATCATACGAATTGAGCGCACCCGAGTCTCTGTTTTTTCAATCGTTTTCGGCGAATTCCTGATCTTGCCGAGTTCCAATTGCCATAAACGGGATCTCCTGCTAATCTCTCCCCCCCTGACCCCATGAGCGAGCCCCACAAACGACACTAATGTACACTTCCTGCCGTTGAAATTCTCCTGACGACACAAAACAACGGCCAGGAACACTGCTTCCCTACGAAAGGTGCTTACGTGGCAGACCTGGTAACCCAAACCTGCGAACTCGAACTTTCTATTGGTGATACAATTCAGGTTGGCGATCAGTTTTTAACGGTCGTAGATATTGAGGAAGACGAAATTCTGTTTCAACTGGATATGGACAACCCGGCTGAACGCGATGCAAATGCCGGCACAGCCCATCGTTCCTGTCGCTGATCAAAACTGATTCCAAAAACGACATTTCGCCTTCCAGCCGGTCAGGTAGACCGACCAGTTGGAAGAGATGCCTCTCCCGGTTTCTGCCGAGGAGGATCCCCGGGAAACAGGATCCAGAGTGGTATCTCAGGCACCGGGAGCAGTTCCTGTTTTGTTCTAATGATCATCGGTTGAAAACGAGGCAAATCCTTAAGCCAGATCGTGGACTGCGCATCGGCATAGACCTGTTTCCAGTCAGTCCGTTTCTTCAGATATCCCTGGACCGGTTGAGCTGCGGGCAGCAACAGGATTTCTGTTGGATACTCATCCAGCAATGGCGTGGGTCCAGACGAATCAGCGTTTAACTGCTGAAATTCAACCAGCTCCTGTTCCAGCTGCGCGGAATAGACAGTCCGATAACGCCCGTCAAATGCAATTCGCGACTCGGGAAACGTCTGCCAGATGACATATTGCGCCCAGCCA
This genomic stretch from Gimesia sp. harbors:
- a CDS encoding P-II family nitrogen regulator, producing MKKIQAIIRHYKLEEVKNAISELGISGMTVSEVRGFGRQRGHKETYRGNEYIVDFLPKVKIEIVVQDDVVPQTVETITQVARTGQIGDGKIFITNLDEVIRIRTGETGPEAV
- the glnD gene encoding [protein-PII] uridylyltransferase; translated protein: MSRTANSSSAQQPFVVYRTQLEQARQRGRDLLRQGAGGLQIATAIAESIEQLLLKIIQDQFQELSAAEQKRIQQNCSILVIGGSGRGLMAPFSDVDMLFLYRNQVVDEFSNFIGNIVRNCWDAGLKLGHSVRTIADSIKMARTEPEFATAMIEARSIWGDEHLAEQLIRSYYRHVILFRRRIFFEQCVAARWEERKQHGGAVMQLEPDIKRSPGGLRDIHLLRWTGYARYGTSNLDMLRLDGRINSRDVRTIKNARDYLLKVRIQLHYEAGKQQDLFTKDSQLWMAEQRQIEGTNGQRPVEILMQEYFRHSKAVAEITERFIKAHRPLPFLSRAYDFLMTHRSDGILKIAPDHLDVVPKYRNEVCNNLEEILKLFDTASLYGISIAPDLLDAIREAALKLPPTITNRSIDLFRAIMGRSTQLGPTLRIMSETGILNLLIPYMQHAYCLLQFNQYHSYTVDEHTFRAIEAAELFADDDSALGSSYRNIEDKDLLNLAILLHDIGKGYGEDHSKMGAMIATDTAVRLGLREDEQKLLVFLVLEHLTMAHLAFRRDISDPDILFEFSQKVGSPEKLRMLYVLTAADITAVGPGVFTDWKSELLADLYERTMLLLGGKHSRYHRDQRLARVKQLVRNHLDLPQIPEYEEDPDSWFTELFNSFSPHYLLVNSSERIAADIKILRDLPPDQIVVEGEFEPDTGTVNYHVIAPAMYSQACFHRMVSVFTSRRMEIISAQITTSASGGVVDSFHVIDHDFVDEVPLSQIEKIEEEIRKAVKGESDARTMFLSNQRFHESTELSGEYELGRVEIDNHSSKRCTIIDVISNDRTGLLYIISRAISRMGLSVVMAKISTHLDQVVDVFYVIDEHEQKIIDEGRLQQIRQKLESTLHDFELEGYKRYQRV
- a CDS encoding type I phosphomannose isomerase catalytic subunit gives rise to the protein MKRARWGGERLGTILQKPIGLEGDFGESWELSDHPEAPTLIASGEYAGWTLSEVIGQNPQAMYGAGTCYSTFPLLIKFIDATDRLSLQVHPDDSHLADFDARKAGKSEAWVILDAAPDSRIYAGLKAGVDADELGAQLEQGNVEACLHSYPVRPGDCVFIPAGTLHAIGEGILLAEVQQTSDITYRLFDWNRLDQSGQPRPLHVEQAFNSINFQRGPVDLLEPRLRQDADHRVETLLESSCFSIRRHQSASPLRLPSVNRAQILIVLEGTGQLECSAESYELFQGKTLLVPAAASDCQIVVENEMTFLEVIPG